The nucleotide sequence ACAAATGCTTGCTTTCCCATAAAATTTTCTATAGGGtgtattttaaactaaaaatctCATTAAGTGCTACCCAAAAAGGGTACAGTAGGAAAACTGCTCAGTCTTATTTAGCTACTTCAGTTTCCAGGTCTATCCTGGTTGACTTTCACACTTTAACTGAGCTATTGTTGATGTTAACTTTGACTGCACTTTTCCTACAATAACAACAAAGTTTGCTGCAGAAAAGATGTTTTCTATTAATGGATATACACTTCTTCCTTCAGTCTGAATCCAGTGTAAACGCTGAAGGACATTTTCTGCTGTTCAGTTGATTTGGGTTTTTGGGGTGCCAGTTTGAGGTTTTAGTACCAAGATGTGTATACTAAAGCAGAAAGTATTGATTTACAGGGATTTCCAAACATGAAGACATACAACTATTAAGCTAAATCAGTACCCATTCCTAAACCTGCATCTATACACAGacttaaaaatatctacatttaTTATGCATGATGCATAATTAGTGTGCGTGTGTATTTCAGCTTGGTAATGATACAAACCCCAGAaaataaattgacattttttattcaaCAGCTCTTTGAGTGGAAAATCAAACTCACGTTGGCAGTGACAAAACATTTACCCACTTGTAACCAGTTTCACCAAATCTGTGCCGCTGATGTGACACGACACACTCATTTCACACGAACAAATccgacaaaaacaaacagtggcGTGCAAACACGGGTGTCTAATCTGCAAATCTGACTGAAGTGTATTTACTGAGCTGATACACACAGCTTAAAATGCATTCTCCTAGTGTTGAGAACAAAACCAGATTGATGAAAACGTAATATGAAAGTATGTCAGATACACATGAAACTGTTTCTTGGTTAACACGCTATCTCTCACtcaaagcaaatacaaaacGAGTCAAAAGGACAGCAGCTGAAATATGAAACCCAAAGAAAATGCAGCTCAATTAGCCCTTTACAACTCCTCCCCATTGACAAGtcaaatgttatttatttacctgCAATACAACTGAAACCAACCTCTGCTGGAATGGACTGCTTATACAGTAAATGCACTAGTTTTATCTCCCAAACACATAAGGTAACAGTCTTTCAACGTGTTTCATTCAGTCTGTCAGTTTGACTTCCTGCACATACCTCATGCATGTGGGAGATGTGATCCAGCCTATCAAATACAATCCACCACAACATAGTgcagaaataaatattaaaagagCCACTATCATGGGCTGTCGCTTGTTGCTTAAGTGACGCTGATGTCTTGAGACAAACATCACTCGCACCGATAAGAATTTGAAGGAACCAGAGCCATTATCAGGTGTCTTATTCCTTGTACTCCAGAAATTGCTGCAATCTTTTCCGGTGTTCCGCAGAAATTTGAACAGCGCTGaagattaaacaaaaacaccaagAGTTAGGATACCCGCAATgagatttcattttatttaaatgatgtAGAACAGCTAGGATTTAGGATCGCAGGCAGTCTTACTTTAAGTGATCTCCAAAAGTGGTTGTAATCCTGTAGATGGCAGTCTTGAGCGTGGCCCTGAGAGCAAAGCGCAGTGTTTTATAAGTGGAATCGCCCATGCTGCTGGTCGACCTGACGGGCTTACTGGAGGCATGAGGTAGCTTGAAGTGTCGATCTACAGCCTGAAGGTGAGGAACACACAACTGCTGTTAGTGTGTGCACAATTTAAAGCAGTCCTTTTTGTTTTACCTACATCTATGCCATGGCGCAATGAGATCCTGTTGTATGTACCGTTGGCAACTGTCACTACAATATCAATATAATCCTGCATGTTTACTAAGCAAGGTGACTGAAATGATGCTTTGATGTCACAGCCTCTTTTCCTTACACAAGGAATTTTACCACCTTAAATAGAAAGGGCTCAAACTTCAACAATAAAAGTTTTATCAAAACACCACTGTTGCACAGACAGTCAAGTGCCTCGGAATCATTTGTTTGACAAGTTTTcagttcaaaatgtttgaaagacaatataacaataatacattTCAAGAAAAAGACTCCAGTTACTGTTGTCTCAGCTGGGATATCTCAAAACCTTATACAAACCAACAGTGACAACCTGGCCAGACAACATGTAGACAGAGACTAGGGATCTGTCCACTGATGTACTGCTGGgttatttaataaagaaaattcAACATCATTCAAACTAACATGGTCCAGACCAGGCTAACTGTGAGATTAAGTCTGAGATGTTTCACCAGAACAACACTGACCTGAGGATAAAGCCAAGATTTTACCAGTGACTCCCAATTCAATATATTATGACTTTGTTTCCCAGCATCAGtcaaaaaattacagtaaatcaatttaaatatatatttcacGATGATGAATGATAAATGAGGATGTGGACCAACGTACATGTTCAATTATATGGTAAATGATATCAAACATTTAGTGTTATGCTACATTGAAATAACCGCAATGGAATACTAATAGTTGCATTAATAGTtgcaactgcaaaaaaattagcTACTTTcaccagaaatgtaaaaatctatgtGTATCTATGTTCCGGATAGTATTGGTGAATACATCAGTGTCAAAAACAGTACACTTAAATGTGGCTAGTTGTATGGCTTTTAGTGAGTTCGTAATGATTTATAAATACGGACCTAAGCTCATGTGacaatctttgtcatttttttgttaaataagccataaatacacatttttttcttttttgatcatTAGATGTTGGAATTCTTCTTCGTGTTTTTAATAGTAAACGCTGCTCAGAGGTCACAAACATCACTGCTTTCCCTGTATCACTACTATTTACCAAGGTAGATCCATTTAATCCATGGTCAGGCTCTCTGGCTACTTCAAAATACCACACACAATTATCTGTGTGAACATAAACTGACCTTTATTGAACTGCATGCCCACCATTTAACTCAAATACCATATCCCTGTATGAAAGTTTGTGTATCCAGTATAGGTCCAATAAACCCTGATAAAGTTACCTCCTGCAAGACCAGCATGCAGCTGAGAATGCTGGGTAATGTAGTCTGTACAACCCCAAATTGGTCTTCTGAGAATGAGGCTTGAACAAGGTAAGACAGCCCTGTACGggataaaatgaaagaaaacaatgaacatGTTGGATTAAGAAGTTGCATTCAAATCAAATAGAAATAGTCTGCATCTTTTCCTACCTTCCAAAGCCCAGATATGAGCCTGACTGTCAGCAAAAAGAGCCTGACTGGAGGCTTCTGGAAGCTGCAAGACACAAAGTTAGCTAGTAGAAGATCTcttttttattggaaaaaaattaaaaaaaaacatttactgaaatcAGGAAGTTGTTAGTCAGACAGACTCCACTGAGACTACACTACAACATGCAGGTGTTACTACAAGAAGAGACTAACCAAACTAGGTTTTACATAGAAGTAGTGCAATGCAAGTACAACGTTTGGCTCCGATACACTTctaatgtgaccaaaaaaacaagattttccAACACCTGATGTGCACAAATAACACTGGTTTTATAGGACTAAGCTACCGTTCAGGGCAAGTGTTACACGACTCCTTAATTCAAGCTTTTAAAGTAATTAGTAAGGCTCATTGTAACAGCTAGATGGATGGAAAAAAGCTACATTAGTAATGGCTATACCATTAGATGCCAAACCAGGAGTTAAATTAGTGATGGTGGCACATGAGCATGTTAGGTTTGTGAACTGAAAACCAAGTGAAAATCTACTTTATCACACAAAAGCATGCAGGAGCCTCTCAGTGTTTAGAAACTTCAGGGAGATAGCATGCACATCACACATCCTTACCTTGTTAAACAAATACATTATCAGCACCCGCTTTGCCAAGAAATTTTTAACCTAAATGGGACAATTAAGTATAGAGAtgttttcacattaaaactAGGAATGACAATGAATACAAATAATGGCTTTTCACACTTAACCCATGGCTGTGTCCCTCATTTGAAGTGGATGTATACTCCAAACAGAACAAAGGCACTATAACGCAACTGTAACATGCTATATCCAGATGACACATATTTTTCTAGCCATTGTTGAGAACCTTCAATCTGAATTTCAGCTGCAGTTCTCTTGTATGTCATGTATGAGCTACACCGCCTTTCTGCTGCCAAAGCAGATATGAGTAGTGTGATTTTTGATAAGAAaatagaaagaggaagaggagaaaatagGCCTCAATCCCTTTTCATACCTGACTGTTGGTTTTGGAAAACTACTGAAGTTGAATGAAGAAGATCACTGCATTTCACCTACTACTTCAGAGTTTCTAAATGTTAAGTGTGAAAAGTGTTATGTCAGAAGTACAATGCTGGGAAGGCTGCATTATAATTCTGCTTTATGACAAGGTTTTAGTACCTGTTCTTTTCTGTTCTGGAGGAACTGAGCCAAAAAACTTGGTTTGGAGGGTTCCGGCTTTGGACTAGGAACTGAGGCTGGGGATGGTGTGGGACTGCCGTTGACCTGTGAATCTGTAAGGAGACAGAGGCAATTTATTTATTAGCTGATGAGTTAAAAAATTATGcctcaaaatgactaaaatgaaacatttatttCTAGAGTTCTAAGATCAAACTTCATGGAATTTGTCACTTATTGGCATCATTTAAAGAGCAACTTACACATGCAGAATTTACCTGTTTTCAGTGATCTACCAGGAGCATGCTTTTTTTTGAGACACTAGGACTGATTTGTGACAACTTCATTTGACAAAACTTGTATGTTAGAGCTTCTGTGCGTACTAAAGGAGATGTTGCTTTTTTGGAATTCCACCTCACCTGTGGAGGTGGACCAGAGTTTTGGTGCTCTCCTCATGATGTGTGGGCTCTGCACTGTGCCATACCAGGGTGAGCACTGATCCACTGGAGCAGTGAGACGACGCAGTGCAGGAGAAGCAAAGGGGCTGTCCAGGTCAGGAGTGAACAGTGATGTCAAAGGACTTTGTGGGGTTCCAGCAACGGAGCGAGCAAAAACTGAAGCTGGGGTTTTCATCAAAAAAACAGGTCTTGGACTCATCAGGTCTTCTGTACCTGAGGTTActtttagaatttaaaaaacaaagaaacattttaaatacacgATGAATAACTGATCCAAAAGTCTTTACCCACATCACCCACTTGTATACCTGATGTCTCAGATGAAGTCTTCCTTTCACTCCCACTAGACAGTGATTTGGCCCTGCCATTCGTCGCTACTGTATCATGATAGGCTACAAGTCGCTGAGTCAGATCAGTCAGCAGAGACAGACACTCTTTGCTGATGGCGTTCCAGTTATGAGGATGTCCTCCTGAGGAAGACATGAatggaaatataaatatttacagttttgttttaggCTATGTAAAAGCACAAACTCTACCTGTGGCCTATCAAGATTTATtctacataacaaaaatctcaagTAGTACAAAGTACATTCTCTGtgtataaaaaataacagacCTGGCTGACTCAGACTAAAGACTTCACAGCGTCGTGAGGGAGAATGTTGAGACAACAGAGCCAAGTCCTGCAGAGCTAGAAACTAAACATTGGGGAAAGATGAGTCATAACAAAATAGGCAATCagtgcacataaaaaaaaaatagaaataaaaaaaaaaataaaacaactctGAAAGAAACTGCATCAAGTATTACTTACTTTTAATATCATTGGCTGCTTCTCAGTAAGAACTTTAGGAAGACACTGATGGGAATCTTCAGTAAAAGATGACTGCACAGGAAAACTGTACACCTGCAGAggaaatatattattatttatgtttattaac is from Amphiprion ocellaris isolate individual 3 ecotype Okinawa chromosome 10, ASM2253959v1, whole genome shotgun sequence and encodes:
- the ndc1 gene encoding nucleoporin NDC1 isoform X2, giving the protein MVSTEQSCWFIRKVICWRAVASIAWAVLLLPPITLVFVIISKFSFLHPIQTISECLYLLTSASGIFSFILLCGVILIVGFLHLEYYTVIPTIACSKIALLGQLLHPRHFINSLVHCFMGVIVAWCCAVTMGLRYETLGYPCTESDGHPQMCLNEYHLILLLAGAFVGFSHSLLGVIYNMNYVSFHTVQQYKYLRFKRCLPLVVKCSATQALYSVRNYIVMYLFLGYIPRAWICKTLNLHLDSSVHPLDSIAGLLDLSLLYHLWSSATFLLLTWNITLLLFRIFVTEVYSFPVQSSFTEDSHQCLPKVLTEKQPMILKFLALQDLALLSQHSPSRRCEVFSLSQPGGHPHNWNAISKECLSLLTDLTQRLVAYHDTVATNGRAKSLSSGSERKTSSETSVTSGTEDLMSPRPVFLMKTPASVFARSVAGTPQSPLTSLFTPDLDSPFASPALRRLTAPVDQCSPWYGTVQSPHIMRRAPKLWSTSTDSQVNGSPTPSPASVPSPKPEPSKPSFLAQFLQNRKEQLPEASSQALFADSQAHIWALEGLSYLVQASFSEDQFGVVQTTLPSILSCMLVLQEAVDRHFKLPHASSKPVRSTSSMGDSTYKTLRFALRATLKTAIYRITTTFGDHLNAVQISAEHRKRLQQFLEYKE
- the ndc1 gene encoding nucleoporin NDC1 isoform X1; translated protein: MVSTEQSCWFIRKVICWRAVASIAWAVLLLPPITLVFVIISKFSFLHPIQTISECLYLLTSASGIFSFILLCGVILIVGFLHLEYYTVIPTIACSKIALLGQLLHPRHFINSLVHCFMGVIVAWCCAVTMGLRYETLGYPCTESDGHPQMCLNEYHLILLLAGAFVGFSHSLLGVIYNMNYVSFHTVQQYKYLRFKRCLPLVVKCSATQALYSVRNYIVMYLFLGYIPRAWICKTLNLHLDSSVHPLDSIAGLLDLSLLYHLWSSATFLLLTWNITLLLFRIFVTEVYSFPVQSSFTEDSHQCLPKVLTEKQPMILKFLALQDLALLSQHSPSRRCEVFSLSQPGGHPHNWNAISKECLSLLTDLTQRLVAYHDTVATNGRAKSLSSGSERKTSSETSVTSGTEDLMSPRPVFLMKTPASVFARSVAGTPQSPLTSLFTPDLDSPFASPALRRLTAPVDQCSPWYGTVQSPHIMRRAPKLWSTSTDSQVNGSPTPSPASVPSPKPEPSKPSFLAQFLQNRKEQVKNFLAKRVLIMYLFNKLPEASSQALFADSQAHIWALEGLSYLVQASFSEDQFGVVQTTLPSILSCMLVLQEAVDRHFKLPHASSKPVRSTSSMGDSTYKTLRFALRATLKTAIYRITTTFGDHLNAVQISAEHRKRLQQFLEYKE